A section of the Ictalurus punctatus breed USDA103 chromosome 8, Coco_2.0, whole genome shotgun sequence genome encodes:
- the LOC108268749 gene encoding uncharacterized protein LOC108268749 has translation MAKPAHLNYLPSMERAPALSVDLSRPSFLSVKSGERVTLKCPFGDIPKAESVVWYKQIFGEMPQKVGEKLSFKGIKISPEFRTSGFTMEATDNGISLIIPHIIKDDGGLYYCGRFSWENFTLSNGTFLDVTGDGDVKVSVFQSGVSDSVPAGASVTLQCSVLSERRSAELQVLWFRAAPPQSHPQIIYTHHNSSHQCESGSSTHTCVYNFSKNILSLNDTGTYYCAVAVCGKIIFGNGTRVQIKNIPKSG, from the exons atggcaaagccggcccacCTAAATTATCTGCCGTccatggagagag CTCCAGCTCTATCTGTGGATTTGTCCAGACCATCATTTCTCTCAGTGAAGTCTGGAGAACGTGTTACTCTTAAATGCCCATTTGGAGATATTCCTAAGGCTGAAAGTGTGGTCTGGTACAAGCAAATATTTGGAGAAATGCCTCAAAAAGTGGGAGAAAAATTATCATTTAAAGGTATCAAAATTTCCCCTGAGTTCAGAACTTCAGGATTTACAATGGAGGCGACTGATAACGGCATCTCTCTGATAATTCCACATATAATAAAGGATGATGGTGGACTTTACTACTGTGGAAGATTTAGCTGGGAGAATTTTACATTATCTAATGGAACTTTCCTGGATGTAACAG GTGATGGAGATGTAAAAGTGTCAGTGTTCCAGAGCGGCGTGTCGGACTCGGTTCCTGCAGGAGCGTCAGTGACTCTGCAGTGCTCGGTTCTCTCTGAGAGAAGATCAGCAGAACTCCAAGTGCTCTGGTTCAGAGCTGCTCCACCACAATCCCATCCtcaaatcatttacactcatcACAACAGCAGCCATCAGTGTGAGAGCGGctcttctacacacacctgtgtgtacaaCTTCTCCAAGAACATCCTCAGCCTCAATGATACTGGAACTTACTACTGCGCTGTGGCCGTGTGTGGGAAGATCATTTTTGGGAATGGGACACGAGTACAAATAAAGAACATTCCAAAATCTGGTTAG
- the LOC128633490 gene encoding uncharacterized protein LOC128633490, with amino-acid sequence MTGFWIITLIFNTMYTVQPGRRWVTAQSLTESPVYQPDKELSVNIGDSATLRCCISEKEFGMMAWFKQTNREKPQHIIKFFKMSEEISYSGIHKSRLQIKRSSNCFNMTILDIIQSDEAMYYCALLMTHNPVFGDGTYLKVKGDHVTISSETSKPALCDNSVVCEPTLHGNSTNMNTHEKTVLGLGTALGLCALLIFGLIYFTLRRRKLNTSIEDSPGMRKESEAETLHYSALQFSKRKAKDEKKKTGSFDECVYSDVKKTVRCNIND; translated from the exons atgacTGGTTTTTGGATTATAACTTTGATCTTCAACACCATGT aTACAGTCCAACCTGGTAGACGCTGGGTTACTGCACAATCCCTCACCGAGTCACCAGTTTATCAGCCCGATAAAGAGCTCAGTGTGAATATCGGAGACTCGGCTACTCTGCGGTGTTGTATTTCTGAAAAGGAATTTGGGATGATGGCCTGGtttaagcaaacaaacagagaaaaaCCTCAACATATCATCAAGTTCTTTAAGATGTCTGAAGAAATCTCTTATAGTGGAATTCACAAGTCTCGTCTTCAAATAAAAAGATCTTCAAACTGCTTCAATATGACCATTTTAGACATCATTCAGTCTGATGAAGCCATGTACTACTGTGCACTATTGATGACTCACAACCCTGTGTTTGGAGATGGAACTTATTTAAAAGTTAAAG GTGATCATGTTACTATTTCATCAGAAACATCTAAACCAGCTCTGTGTGATAATTCAGTGGTGTGTGAACCAACACTGCATGGAAACAGCACTAACATGAACACTCACGAGAAAACAG TGCTCGGTTTGGGAACGGCTTTGGGTTTGTGCGCACTTCTGATTTTCGGTctcatttatttcacactgaggagaagaaaat TGAACACTTCTATAGAAGATTCTCCAGGAATGAGGAAG GAATCTGAAGCTGAAACATTGCATTATTCAGCTTTGCAGTTCTCGAAGAGGAAAGCCAAAgacgaaaaaaagaaaactgggTCATTCGACGAGTGTGTATACTCTGATGTGAAGAAAACTGTAAGATGTAACATAAATGATTGA